A region of Nocardioides sp. JS614 DNA encodes the following proteins:
- a CDS encoding HD domain-containing protein — translation MDLLLAWPLAGARELAARLVAAYAHPERHYHDTRHLAEVLERVHELSARGEAFDRMPVVLAAWFHDGVYDGRPQAEARSAAWAAEALPALVAPDIVDEVVRLVRLTERHRPARGDRNGAALCDADLAILAAPAERYAAYVASVRREYAEVPDEQFARGRAAVLGDLLAKPHLFHTAHARAAWEDAARVNVERELTSLAGSP, via the coding sequence GTGGACCTGCTGCTCGCCTGGCCGCTGGCCGGCGCCCGTGAGCTCGCCGCGCGGCTGGTGGCGGCCTACGCCCACCCCGAGCGGCACTACCACGACACCCGGCACCTGGCCGAGGTTCTCGAGCGGGTCCACGAGCTGTCCGCGCGTGGCGAGGCCTTCGACCGGATGCCGGTGGTGCTCGCCGCCTGGTTCCACGACGGCGTGTACGACGGGCGCCCGCAGGCGGAGGCCCGCTCGGCAGCCTGGGCCGCCGAGGCGCTGCCGGCGCTGGTCGCGCCCGACATCGTCGACGAGGTGGTACGGCTGGTGCGGCTGACCGAGCGGCACCGCCCGGCCCGCGGCGACCGCAACGGCGCTGCGCTCTGCGACGCCGACCTCGCCATCCTCGCGGCGCCGGCCGAGCGCTACGCGGCGTACGTCGCGTCGGTCCGCCGGGAGTACGCCGAGGTCCCCGACGAGCAGTTCGCCCGGGGCCGCGCCGCCGTGCTCGGCGACCTGCTCGCCAAGCCGCACCTCTTCCACACCGCCCACGCCCGGGCCGCCTGGGAGGACGCCGCCCGCGTCAACGTGGAGCGCGAGCTCACCTCCCTGGCCGGTAGTCCCTGA
- a CDS encoding DUF4031 domain-containing protein produces MILIDPPNAAGHGRLWSHLASDVSYDELHAFAAALGIPARGFDRDHYDVPAERYHDLLAAGATPVSSRELVHRLIAAGLRRRKGSP; encoded by the coding sequence ATGATCCTCATCGACCCGCCCAACGCAGCCGGGCACGGTCGGCTCTGGTCGCACCTGGCGAGCGACGTGTCCTACGACGAGCTGCACGCCTTCGCGGCCGCCCTCGGGATCCCCGCGCGCGGGTTCGACCGCGACCACTACGACGTCCCGGCCGAGCGCTACCACGACCTGCTCGCCGCCGGCGCGACCCCGGTCTCCTCCCGCGAGCTCGTGCACCGCCTGATCGCGGCCGGCCTGCGGCGCCGGAAGGGTAGTCCCTGA
- a CDS encoding copper homeostasis protein CutC, translating into MSQALLEVTVLDPRDVPGAAEGGADRLHVVARGTPAATSPEPALVSGVCRESELPVFVLLRLNQTWTTTGGELTRLVGLAEDYLGCGATGVAFGFLDSDLEVDRDVCAHLAGALPNVPWTFGRAIDDTLDLRRSWRRLLDLPGLVGVRSAGSPRGLEAGYDELLALASGDPAVARLLMPGGGLLAEHVPWLVRAGVRQFHLGAQVRPGASYKSFVDAGHVRSWRLLLDDVVDEAARREHARAARPAG; encoded by the coding sequence ATGAGCCAGGCGCTCCTCGAGGTGACGGTCCTCGACCCGCGCGACGTCCCCGGTGCCGCGGAGGGTGGCGCGGACCGCCTCCACGTGGTCGCCCGCGGTACGCCGGCGGCCACCTCGCCCGAGCCAGCGCTGGTCTCCGGCGTGTGCCGCGAGAGCGAGCTGCCGGTCTTCGTCCTGCTACGGCTCAACCAGACCTGGACGACGACCGGCGGCGAGCTGACCCGGCTGGTCGGGCTCGCCGAGGACTACCTGGGCTGCGGCGCGACCGGCGTGGCGTTCGGCTTCCTCGACTCCGACCTCGAGGTCGACCGGGACGTGTGCGCCCACCTCGCGGGTGCGCTGCCGAACGTGCCCTGGACGTTCGGGCGGGCCATCGACGACACCTTGGACCTGCGCCGGTCCTGGCGCCGCCTCCTCGACCTCCCCGGCCTCGTGGGCGTCCGGTCGGCGGGCTCGCCGCGCGGGCTGGAGGCCGGGTACGACGAGCTCCTGGCGCTGGCGTCCGGCGATCCTGCGGTGGCCCGGCTGCTGATGCCGGGCGGCGGGCTGCTGGCCGAGCACGTCCCGTGGCTGGTGCGCGCCGGGGTGCGCCAGTTCCACCTCGGGGCGCAGGTGCGCCCGGGCGCGTCGTACAAGTCGTTCGTCGACGCCGGCCACGTGCGCTCGTGGCGGCTGCTGCTGGACGACGTGGTCGACGAGGCTGCGCGCCGGGAGCACGCGCGGGCGGCGCGCCCCGCCGGATGA
- a CDS encoding GntR family transcriptional regulator — protein MSRLTSYTEEMARRGLLAESQTLLARREQAGPGVARALNVTEGDAVIHWRRLRRADSAPMCVEDAYLNEVLLPGFLQSGMPTSLYDALDSRALRPNWAEDSINADVASEEEAGLLDITAGTPVLRHSRRALCGEKVVEVSRTVYRADRFTMWIQVGSES, from the coding sequence GTGAGCCGATTGACGAGCTACACCGAGGAGATGGCGCGACGCGGCCTGCTGGCCGAGTCGCAGACCCTCCTCGCGCGGCGCGAGCAGGCCGGGCCCGGCGTGGCGCGGGCGCTGAACGTGACGGAGGGGGACGCGGTCATCCATTGGCGGCGGCTCCGCCGGGCGGACAGCGCGCCGATGTGCGTGGAGGACGCCTACCTCAACGAGGTGCTGCTGCCCGGCTTCCTGCAGAGCGGCATGCCGACCAGCCTGTACGACGCGCTGGACTCCCGCGCCCTGCGCCCGAACTGGGCCGAGGACTCGATCAACGCCGACGTGGCCAGCGAGGAGGAGGCCGGCCTGCTGGACATCACCGCCGGCACCCCGGTGCTGCGCCACTCGCGTCGCGCGCTGTGCGGGGAGAAGGTCGTCGAGGTCTCGCGCACGGTCTACCGGGCCGACCGGTTCACCATGTGGATCCAGGTGGGCTCGGAGAGCTAG
- a CDS encoding ABC transporter permease: MIKAALRSLLGRKLRLLMSTFAIVLGVAFVAGSLIFSDMLNRSFTAIFASTVGDVIVRPEGGASLDGTPSTLTVPSDLLPRLESVPGAARVDGNVSAVGVFVVSRENKLIGGNGAPGIGVNWNDAPAGHGLEGLSVVEGRVPEGADEVALDVAAADKAGYAVGDTIRVITSTDTPVLQPELVGLVDFADGGSLNGATLTVFDTTTARDLFLGGEDAYTDVWVTAEGGTSQAELRDRVREVLPGDLEAITGDDAADESGNLLLEAVSFITTFLLIFAGIALVVGAFLIANTFSILVAQRSRELALLRALGASQRQVTRSVLVEAAVVGALGSTLGLGLGVLLALAIRAMFEQVGLDLSGQGIIFAPRTVIAGYAVGVLITMAAAWLPARRTARIAPVQALRDDVALPESSIHRRLVAGVVQLVVGAVALTAGLFFDVPRAGWLVGVGVLLIFLGVATASPVIARPVLHLFGVLYRRAFGPVGNLAGENARRNPRRTTATASALMIGLALATTMAILGASAKASVDRIIEDNFVGDFVVGNVVGQGFSPAIGDQMARVDGVEAVVRQRYVPMEVDGDDTYVSGVDPHDLSGLLDLTMTEGSRDDLVDGSVLVSEEYAADHGVAVGDQIELDTPAGTDRHPVVGEFEENPLIGTGIVTTLPTLVAAGYPESDNQLIIDTDGSPGVHERLDAVVADLPVVSVKDQAEFAAEQREPIDQLVLMIYALLGLALVIAVLGIVNTLALSVIERTRELGLLRAIGVSRRQLRRMIGLESVVIAVLGAVLGLLLGLCFGVVLMYALRDEGLEVISVPGVQLVVFLVLSIVIGFLAAVFPARRAARLDVLQAIAAE, encoded by the coding sequence ATGATCAAGGCCGCCCTCAGGAGCCTGCTCGGGCGCAAGCTGCGCCTGCTGATGAGCACCTTCGCGATCGTGCTCGGGGTCGCGTTCGTCGCCGGCTCGCTGATCTTCTCCGACATGCTCAACCGGAGCTTCACCGCGATCTTCGCCTCGACGGTCGGCGACGTGATCGTGCGCCCGGAGGGTGGCGCGTCCCTCGACGGCACCCCCTCCACGCTCACGGTCCCGTCCGACCTGCTCCCGCGGCTCGAGTCGGTCCCCGGCGCCGCCCGGGTGGACGGCAACGTCAGCGCCGTCGGCGTGTTCGTGGTCAGCCGCGAGAACAAGCTGATCGGCGGCAACGGCGCGCCCGGCATCGGCGTCAACTGGAACGACGCCCCTGCGGGCCACGGTCTCGAGGGGCTCTCGGTCGTCGAGGGCCGGGTGCCGGAGGGCGCCGACGAGGTGGCCCTCGACGTCGCGGCCGCCGACAAGGCGGGGTACGCCGTCGGCGACACGATCCGGGTGATCACCTCGACCGACACCCCGGTGCTGCAGCCCGAGCTGGTCGGCCTGGTCGACTTCGCGGACGGCGGCTCGCTCAACGGCGCCACGCTCACGGTCTTCGACACGACCACGGCCCGGGACCTGTTCCTCGGGGGCGAGGACGCCTACACCGACGTGTGGGTCACCGCCGAGGGTGGCACCTCCCAGGCCGAGCTGCGCGACCGGGTGCGCGAGGTGCTGCCCGGCGACCTGGAGGCGATCACCGGCGACGACGCGGCCGACGAGAGCGGCAACCTGCTGCTCGAGGCCGTCTCGTTCATCACGACCTTCCTGCTGATCTTCGCCGGCATCGCGCTCGTGGTGGGCGCGTTCCTCATCGCCAACACGTTCTCGATCCTGGTCGCGCAGCGCAGCCGCGAGCTGGCGCTGCTGCGCGCCCTGGGCGCCTCCCAGCGGCAGGTCACCCGCTCGGTCCTGGTCGAGGCCGCCGTCGTCGGGGCGCTGGGTTCCACGCTGGGACTCGGCCTCGGGGTGCTGCTCGCGCTGGCGATCCGGGCGATGTTCGAGCAGGTCGGCCTGGACCTCTCCGGCCAGGGGATCATCTTCGCCCCGCGCACGGTGATCGCCGGCTACGCCGTGGGCGTGCTGATCACGATGGCGGCCGCCTGGCTGCCGGCTCGCCGTACGGCGCGGATCGCGCCGGTGCAGGCGCTCCGCGACGACGTGGCGCTCCCGGAATCCTCGATCCACCGGCGCCTGGTGGCCGGGGTCGTGCAGCTGGTCGTGGGCGCGGTCGCGCTCACCGCCGGGCTGTTCTTCGACGTCCCGCGGGCCGGGTGGCTGGTCGGCGTCGGCGTGCTGCTGATCTTCCTCGGGGTGGCCACGGCCAGCCCGGTGATCGCGCGGCCGGTGCTGCACCTGTTCGGCGTGCTGTACCGCCGCGCGTTCGGCCCGGTCGGCAACCTGGCGGGGGAGAATGCGCGGCGCAACCCCCGGCGTACCACCGCGACCGCCTCGGCGTTGATGATCGGCCTCGCGCTGGCCACGACGATGGCAATCCTCGGCGCCTCGGCGAAGGCCAGTGTCGACCGCATCATCGAGGACAACTTCGTCGGCGACTTCGTCGTCGGCAACGTGGTCGGCCAGGGCTTCTCGCCCGCGATCGGCGACCAGATGGCGCGGGTCGACGGGGTCGAGGCCGTCGTGCGGCAGCGCTACGTGCCGATGGAGGTCGACGGCGACGACACCTACGTGTCCGGCGTCGACCCGCACGACCTCTCCGGGCTGCTCGACCTGACGATGACCGAGGGCAGCCGCGACGACCTGGTCGACGGGTCCGTGCTGGTGTCCGAGGAGTACGCCGCCGACCACGGCGTGGCCGTCGGCGACCAGATCGAGCTCGACACGCCCGCCGGCACCGACAGGCACCCCGTCGTGGGCGAGTTCGAGGAGAACCCGCTGATCGGCACCGGCATCGTCACGACGCTGCCGACCCTGGTCGCGGCCGGCTACCCCGAGAGCGACAACCAGCTGATCATCGACACCGACGGGTCGCCGGGGGTCCACGAGCGGCTCGACGCGGTGGTCGCGGACCTGCCGGTCGTCTCGGTCAAGGACCAGGCGGAGTTCGCGGCGGAGCAGCGCGAGCCCATCGACCAGCTGGTGCTGATGATCTACGCGCTGCTCGGGCTGGCCCTGGTGATCGCGGTGCTCGGCATCGTCAACACCCTCGCGCTCTCGGTCATCGAGCGCACCCGCGAGCTCGGGCTGCTGCGGGCGATCGGCGTCAGCCGCCGTCAGCTGCGCCGGATGATCGGCCTCGAGTCGGTGGTGATCGCGGTGCTCGGGGCGGTGCTCGGGCTGCTCCTCGGCCTGTGCTTCGGTGTGGTGCTGATGTACGCCCTGCGCGACGAGGGGCTCGAGGTGATCAGCGTCCCGGGCGTCCAGCTCGTGGTTTTCTTGGTGCTCTCGATCGTCATCGGGTTCCTGGCCGCCGTGTTCCCGGCCCGCCGGGCCGCACGTCTCGACGTACTGCAGGCAATTGCGGCAGAGTGA
- a CDS encoding ABC transporter ATP-binding protein: MTEATLQGTPVPPAARVRNLTKTYGSGPAMVVALDDVSLDLAAGEFTAVMGPSGSGKSTLMHCCAALDRADSGSVFIGDQDLTTLKDKALTRLRRDEIGFVFQSFNLVPTLSAAENIALPLAIAGRRPDREWYDAVIDTVSLSDRLDHKPNELSGGQQQRVAVARALVSRPRIVFADEPTGNLDSRSGAEVLELLRRSVDDYGQTVVMVTHDPVAAAYTDRVVFLGDGRVVDELREPTRERVLEVMNRLAEQHAR; the protein is encoded by the coding sequence ATGACCGAGGCCACCCTCCAGGGGACCCCCGTCCCTCCGGCAGCGCGCGTGCGCAACCTCACCAAGACCTACGGCTCCGGCCCGGCGATGGTGGTCGCGCTCGACGACGTCAGCCTCGACCTCGCGGCCGGCGAGTTCACGGCGGTGATGGGCCCGAGCGGCTCGGGCAAGTCCACGCTGATGCACTGCTGCGCGGCGCTGGACCGGGCCGACTCCGGCTCGGTGTTCATCGGCGACCAGGACCTGACCACCCTCAAGGACAAGGCCCTCACCCGCCTGCGCCGCGACGAGATCGGCTTCGTCTTCCAGTCCTTCAACCTGGTGCCGACCCTGTCTGCGGCCGAGAACATCGCGCTTCCGTTGGCGATCGCGGGCCGCCGCCCCGACCGCGAGTGGTACGACGCGGTCATCGACACGGTGAGCCTGTCCGATCGGCTCGACCACAAGCCCAACGAGCTCTCCGGGGGCCAGCAGCAGCGGGTCGCGGTCGCCCGGGCGCTCGTCAGCAGGCCGCGGATCGTCTTCGCCGACGAGCCGACCGGCAACCTCGACTCCCGCTCCGGCGCCGAGGTCCTCGAGCTGCTGCGCCGCAGCGTCGACGACTACGGCCAGACGGTCGTGATGGTGACCCACGACCCCGTGGCCGCGGCGTACACCGACCGGGTCGTCTTCCTCGGTGACGGCCGGGTCGTCGACGAGCTGCGCGAGCCCACCCGCGAGCGGGTACTCGAGGTCATGAACCGCCTGGCCGAGCAGCACGCCCGATGA
- a CDS encoding alpha-ketoglutarate-dependent dioxygenase AlkB, with amino-acid sequence MDFQGTLFGAPPATAPVFDLLERQVLTRGAWVDVCRTWLPEADDVLATLLREVPWRSERRQMYDREVDVPRLLHTYGVGEPLPHPALARARGALSAHYRPELGEPFVTAGCCYYRDGRDSVAWHGDTIGRGRTQDTMVAIVSLGDPRRLMLRPRLGGESISVEMGHGDLLVMGGSCQRTWEHAVPKVAHAGPRISVQFRPLDVA; translated from the coding sequence ATGGACTTCCAGGGAACGCTGTTCGGGGCCCCGCCGGCGACCGCTCCGGTCTTCGACCTCCTGGAGCGCCAGGTGCTCACCCGTGGCGCCTGGGTCGACGTGTGCCGGACCTGGCTGCCCGAGGCCGACGACGTCCTCGCGACGCTGCTCCGCGAGGTCCCGTGGCGGTCCGAGCGCCGCCAGATGTACGACCGCGAGGTCGACGTACCCCGCCTCCTGCACACGTACGGCGTCGGCGAGCCGCTGCCCCACCCGGCCCTGGCGCGCGCCCGCGGCGCGCTGTCCGCCCACTACCGGCCCGAGCTCGGCGAGCCGTTCGTCACGGCCGGCTGCTGCTACTACCGCGACGGCCGCGACAGCGTCGCCTGGCACGGCGACACCATCGGGCGCGGCAGGACCCAGGACACGATGGTCGCGATCGTCTCGCTCGGCGACCCGCGCCGGCTGATGCTGCGGCCCCGGCTCGGAGGTGAGTCCATCTCGGTCGAGATGGGCCACGGCGACCTGCTGGTGATGGGCGGCTCGTGCCAGCGCACCTGGGAGCACGCCGTCCCCAAGGTCGCGCATGCCGGGCCCCGGATCTCGGTCCAGTTCCGCCCGCTCGACGTGGCCTGA
- a CDS encoding methyltransferase → MTTISHAPETMGFGPLRISFDGRVLRPRPWTAAQSEWAAEILADAPPGPVLELCAGAGQIGLLAVAGSDRPLVCVDVNPVACDYARANAQAAGLADRVEVREGSVHEVLGDSERFALVIADPPWVRREEVARFPEDPVLAIDGGADGMALAWLCIDTARPHLPRGASVLLQLGSVEQVDLLRERLRETDDELAISELRWCERGVLVRLDAT, encoded by the coding sequence ATGACCACGATCAGCCACGCTCCGGAGACGATGGGCTTCGGCCCGCTCCGGATCAGCTTCGACGGCCGGGTGCTACGCCCTCGGCCGTGGACCGCGGCCCAGTCGGAGTGGGCCGCCGAGATCCTCGCGGACGCACCCCCGGGCCCGGTGCTCGAGCTGTGCGCCGGTGCCGGCCAGATCGGCCTGCTCGCCGTGGCCGGCTCGGACCGGCCGCTGGTGTGCGTGGACGTGAACCCGGTGGCCTGCGACTACGCCCGGGCCAACGCCCAGGCCGCGGGCCTGGCCGACCGGGTCGAGGTCCGCGAGGGCTCGGTGCACGAGGTGCTCGGCGACAGCGAGCGGTTCGCCCTGGTCATCGCGGACCCGCCGTGGGTACGCCGCGAGGAGGTCGCCCGCTTCCCCGAGGACCCGGTGCTGGCCATCGACGGCGGGGCGGACGGGATGGCCCTGGCCTGGTTGTGCATCGACACCGCCCGCCCGCACCTGCCCCGGGGCGCCAGTGTGCTGCTCCAGCTGGGCAGCGTGGAGCAGGTCGACCTGCTGCGCGAGCGGCTCCGGGAGACCGACGACGAGCTGGCCATCAGCGAGCTCCGCTGGTGCGAGCGAGGCGTGCTGGTCCGGCTCGACGCGACCTGA
- a CDS encoding CDGSH iron-sulfur domain-containing protein — translation MSGCYDHPDVVLCPGGPMLLRGQHTIEDPAGVAHETTRPVTAVCRCHKSASLPWCDGTHKLLPERLRPT, via the coding sequence GTGAGTGGGTGCTACGACCATCCGGATGTGGTGCTCTGCCCCGGCGGACCGATGCTGCTGCGCGGCCAGCACACCATCGAGGATCCCGCCGGGGTCGCCCACGAGACCACCCGGCCGGTCACCGCGGTCTGCCGGTGCCACAAGTCGGCGTCCCTGCCGTGGTGCGACGGCACCCACAAGCTGCTGCCCGAGCGGCTGCGTCCGACCTGA
- a CDS encoding iron-containing redox enzyme family protein, with amino-acid sequence MQIPQPRGPLTEELFGALRAGSDDFYPVLAVGASEGEDAALALWALHELHYRGFDEVRDDLEWDPQLVRLRGLLERDLEQRLWERFTPPVGLSFVEDFFGWVAEQDGASVATHVQRDADREQVLELLRVRSIYHLKESDPAAWVVPRLGVRAKAALMELQYDEYGGGDPNRLHHHLFAQGMEASGLAASYGAHVDEVPLEVLEQNNAMSLFGLHRRLRGAALGHLAAFEATSSLPSRRMVQGLERLGFPEEVVAYYAEHVEADAVHEQLAVRTICGGLLAEEPGLEEDVWFGAFTCLDLEDRFAGTMLERWGVGEERKEEVA; translated from the coding sequence ATGCAGATCCCCCAGCCTCGCGGTCCGCTCACCGAGGAGCTCTTCGGCGCCCTCCGGGCCGGCTCGGACGACTTCTACCCGGTCCTCGCGGTCGGCGCCTCGGAGGGCGAGGACGCCGCCCTGGCGCTCTGGGCGCTCCACGAGCTGCACTACCGCGGGTTCGACGAGGTCCGTGACGACCTGGAGTGGGACCCGCAGCTGGTGCGGCTGCGTGGGCTGCTGGAGCGCGACCTCGAGCAGCGGCTGTGGGAGCGCTTCACGCCGCCCGTGGGTCTCTCCTTCGTCGAGGACTTCTTCGGGTGGGTCGCCGAGCAGGACGGCGCCTCGGTCGCCACGCACGTGCAGCGCGACGCCGACCGCGAGCAGGTCCTCGAGCTCCTCCGGGTGCGCTCGATCTACCACCTCAAGGAGTCCGACCCCGCCGCGTGGGTCGTGCCCCGCCTCGGCGTGCGGGCCAAGGCCGCGCTGATGGAGCTCCAGTACGACGAGTACGGCGGCGGCGACCCCAACCGGCTGCACCACCACCTGTTCGCGCAGGGCATGGAGGCCAGCGGGCTGGCGGCGTCGTACGGCGCCCACGTCGACGAGGTGCCCCTGGAGGTGCTCGAGCAGAACAACGCGATGTCGCTCTTCGGCCTGCACCGGCGCCTGCGTGGCGCGGCCCTGGGCCATCTGGCGGCGTTCGAGGCGACCAGCTCGCTGCCGTCGCGGCGGATGGTGCAGGGCCTGGAGCGGCTCGGCTTCCCCGAGGAGGTGGTGGCCTACTACGCCGAGCACGTGGAGGCGGACGCGGTCCACGAGCAGCTGGCGGTGCGCACCATCTGCGGCGGCCTGCTGGCCGAGGAGCCGGGTCTCGAGGAGGACGTGTGGTTCGGGGCGTTCACCTGCCTGGACCTCGAGGACCGGTTCGCCGGCACGATGCTCGAGCGCTGGGGAGTCGGCGAGGAGCGGAAGGAGGAGGTCGCGTGA
- a CDS encoding LemA family protein translates to MLIAIIVIVVVLVALVAFGVVGFNKLRTTDIGAQEALGGIDVQLTRRADLIPNLVETVKGYAAHEKGVFEEVTAARTGVQAAAKGDDVAAKAAADARLQGALVNLNAVAEAYPDLKANQNFLDLQQQLAETENQISFARQYYNDAVATLNKLTQTIPWMFFTGVAGVHKRDFYDAPDGHEQAPQVSF, encoded by the coding sequence ATGCTCATCGCCATCATCGTCATCGTCGTGGTGCTCGTCGCCCTGGTCGCCTTCGGCGTCGTCGGCTTCAACAAGCTGCGCACCACCGACATCGGGGCCCAGGAGGCGCTCGGCGGCATCGACGTCCAGCTCACCCGGCGCGCCGACCTGATCCCCAACCTGGTCGAGACCGTCAAGGGGTACGCCGCGCACGAGAAGGGCGTGTTCGAGGAGGTGACCGCGGCGCGGACCGGCGTGCAGGCCGCGGCCAAGGGCGACGACGTCGCCGCCAAGGCCGCCGCGGACGCCCGGCTCCAGGGCGCGCTGGTCAACCTGAACGCCGTCGCCGAGGCCTACCCGGACCTCAAGGCGAACCAGAACTTCCTCGACCTCCAGCAGCAGCTGGCCGAGACCGAGAACCAGATCTCCTTCGCCCGGCAGTACTACAACGACGCCGTGGCGACCCTGAACAAGCTGACCCAGACCATCCCGTGGATGTTCTTCACCGGCGTGGCCGGCGTGCACAAGCGCGACTTCTACGACGCCCCGGACGGCCACGAGCAGGCGCCCCAGGTCAGCTTCTGA
- a CDS encoding DUF2207 domain-containing protein, translating to MKRVVGTVVGLAVVVLVLMLPAALYGVSGDEGPAESDETTITSYVADFDVDDQGDLTAVETLTVDFPFPGKHGIFRFWDTHDQTAPDTVRRIPRGIEVTMDGADVPVETSYEGGGQFKVARIGDPDSTVEPGEHVYEIRYDIAGILEPGTNGSRTQLYWNLIPSGWAQRIDSADLTVHLPAAAERVQCAVGSDETGCRLRGEGTADLRIRATSLDPRTPVTVKVGLDLATPPPGDERPWGPALDAVLGPNLAALAVVLVLAAAAGGYGFHLARRAREKDPQFPVMYAPPDGIGPAQAAYLVTEEVDDEQYVATLMYAAEKGAVDLDRADGTWTISDKNGAAGWAGLDPVTSGVAHLLGGPGTSFVAAPKDVAAGQRLKTEIESFEESTRTWAATSGLMVRSGLGGGGGVVIGLCLAAVVAIAIWNPLNMSIVGLVPGAFGVFGASLAASGAGTRRTKAGRDLWSRAGGFRRILATPSAQDRFDFSGREEFYTAYVPWAVAFGCAEEWAGKYRTEMGAEPPVPSYLGPAYAGAYTGSVASSMVDDFHSTVSSAISSYEATQKSSSSGGGGFSGGGGGGGGGGGSW from the coding sequence ATGAAGCGTGTGGTGGGGACCGTGGTCGGCCTGGCGGTCGTGGTGCTGGTGCTGATGCTCCCCGCGGCGCTCTACGGGGTGAGCGGCGACGAGGGACCCGCCGAGTCGGACGAGACCACGATCACGTCGTACGTCGCGGACTTCGACGTGGACGACCAGGGCGACCTGACGGCCGTCGAGACCCTCACGGTCGACTTCCCGTTCCCCGGCAAGCACGGGATCTTCCGGTTCTGGGACACCCACGACCAGACGGCCCCGGACACCGTCCGCCGGATCCCCCGCGGCATCGAGGTCACGATGGACGGTGCCGACGTCCCGGTCGAGACGTCCTACGAGGGCGGTGGCCAGTTCAAGGTCGCCCGCATCGGCGATCCGGACTCGACCGTCGAGCCCGGCGAGCACGTGTACGAGATCCGCTACGACATCGCCGGCATCCTGGAGCCGGGCACCAACGGCTCCCGCACCCAGCTCTACTGGAACCTGATCCCCAGCGGCTGGGCCCAGCGCATCGACTCGGCCGACCTCACGGTCCACCTGCCCGCCGCGGCCGAGCGGGTCCAGTGCGCCGTCGGCTCCGACGAGACGGGCTGCCGGCTCCGAGGGGAGGGCACCGCGGACCTGCGGATCCGGGCGACGTCGCTCGACCCGCGCACCCCCGTGACGGTCAAGGTGGGCCTGGACCTGGCAACGCCTCCGCCCGGCGACGAGCGACCCTGGGGCCCGGCGCTGGACGCCGTGCTCGGGCCCAACCTGGCCGCGCTGGCCGTCGTGCTCGTCCTGGCCGCCGCGGCCGGCGGCTACGGCTTCCACCTGGCCCGGCGGGCCAGGGAGAAGGACCCGCAGTTCCCGGTGATGTACGCGCCGCCGGACGGCATCGGCCCCGCCCAGGCCGCCTACCTGGTCACCGAGGAGGTCGACGACGAGCAGTACGTCGCCACCCTCATGTACGCCGCCGAGAAGGGTGCCGTCGACCTGGACCGCGCCGACGGCACGTGGACGATCTCGGACAAGAACGGCGCAGCGGGCTGGGCCGGCCTCGATCCCGTGACCAGTGGGGTGGCACACCTGCTCGGCGGCCCGGGCACCTCGTTCGTCGCCGCGCCCAAGGACGTCGCGGCCGGTCAGCGGCTCAAGACCGAGATCGAGTCGTTCGAGGAGAGCACCCGGACCTGGGCCGCCACCTCCGGCCTGATGGTCAGGAGCGGGCTGGGCGGCGGTGGCGGAGTGGTCATCGGCCTCTGCCTCGCCGCGGTGGTCGCGATCGCGATCTGGAACCCGCTGAACATGTCGATCGTGGGGCTGGTGCCGGGCGCCTTCGGGGTCTTCGGCGCCTCCCTCGCGGCCTCCGGCGCGGGCACCCGGCGCACCAAGGCCGGCCGCGACCTCTGGTCGCGGGCCGGCGGGTTCCGCCGGATCCTGGCGACGCCGTCCGCACAGGACCGGTTCGACTTCTCCGGACGCGAGGAGTTCTACACCGCCTACGTGCCCTGGGCGGTGGCGTTCGGGTGCGCCGAGGAGTGGGCGGGCAAGTACCGCACCGAGATGGGCGCCGAGCCGCCGGTCCCGTCGTACCTCGGTCCCGCGTACGCGGGCGCCTACACCGGCTCGGTGGCCTCGTCGATGGTCGACGACTTCCACTCCACCGTCAGCTCCGCGATCTCCTCCTACGAGGCCACCCAGAAGTCGTCGTCCTCGGGCGGCGGCGGGTTCTCGGGTGGCGGCGGAGGCGGCGGCGGGGGCGGCGGCTCCTGGTGA